The Laribacter hongkongensis DSM 14985 genome has a segment encoding these proteins:
- a CDS encoding IS3 family transposase: protein MTRQRRTFDVEFKLQVVKMIKEQDLRISQVCRDLDIG, encoded by the coding sequence ATGACCAGGCAACGTAGAACATTCGACGTGGAGTTCAAGCTCCAGGTCGTAAAGATGATCAAGGAACAGGACCTGCGCATCAGCCAGGTCTGCAGGGATCTGGACATCGG